A part of Loxodonta africana isolate mLoxAfr1 chromosome 11, mLoxAfr1.hap2, whole genome shotgun sequence genomic DNA contains:
- the BAX gene encoding apoptosis regulator BAX isoform X3 — protein MDGSGEQPRGGGPTNSEHIMKTGALLLQGFIQDRAKQMGGETPELALERVPQDPSTKKLSECLKRIGDELDSNLELQRMIAAVDTDSPREVFFRVAAEMFSDGNFNWGRVVALFYFASKLVLKALCTKVPNLIKTIMDWTLDFLRERLLSWIQDQGGW, from the exons ATGGACGGGTCCGGGGAGCAGCCCAGAGGCGGGG GGCCCACCAACTCTGAGCACATCATGAAGACGGGGGCCCTTTTGCTTCAGGG TTTCATCCAGGATCGAGCAAAGCAGATGGGAGGGGAGACGCCTGAGCTGGCCCTGGAGCGGGTGCCCCAGGATCCATCCACGAAGAAGCTGAGCGAGTGTCTCAAGCGCATCGGGGACGAATTGGACAGTAACTTAGAGCTGCAGAG GATGATTGCAGCTGTGGACACAGACTCTCCCCGTGAAGTCTTTTTCCGAGTGGCAGCAGAGATGTTTTCCGATGGCAACTTCAACTGGGGCCGGGTTGTTGCCCTTTTCTACTTTGCCAGCAAACTGGTGCTCAAG GCCCTGTGCACCAAGGTGCCCAACCTGATCAAGACCATCATGGACTGGACGCTGGACTTCCTTCGTGAGCGGCTGCTGAGTTGGATCCAAGACCAGGGTGGTTGG TGA
- the BAX gene encoding apoptosis regulator BAX isoform X1 translates to MDGSGEQPRGGGPTNSEHIMKTGALLLQGFIQDRAKQMGGETPELALERVPQDPSTKKLSECLKRIGDELDSNLELQRMIAAVDTDSPREVFFRVAAEMFSDGNFNWGRVVALFYFASKLVLKALCTKVPNLIKTIMDWTLDFLRERLLSWIQDQGGWDGLLSYFGTPTWQTVTIFVAGVLTASLTIWKKMG, encoded by the exons ATGGACGGGTCCGGGGAGCAGCCCAGAGGCGGGG GGCCCACCAACTCTGAGCACATCATGAAGACGGGGGCCCTTTTGCTTCAGGG TTTCATCCAGGATCGAGCAAAGCAGATGGGAGGGGAGACGCCTGAGCTGGCCCTGGAGCGGGTGCCCCAGGATCCATCCACGAAGAAGCTGAGCGAGTGTCTCAAGCGCATCGGGGACGAATTGGACAGTAACTTAGAGCTGCAGAG GATGATTGCAGCTGTGGACACAGACTCTCCCCGTGAAGTCTTTTTCCGAGTGGCAGCAGAGATGTTTTCCGATGGCAACTTCAACTGGGGCCGGGTTGTTGCCCTTTTCTACTTTGCCAGCAAACTGGTGCTCAAG GCCCTGTGCACCAAGGTGCCCAACCTGATCAAGACCATCATGGACTGGACGCTGGACTTCCTTCGTGAGCGGCTGCTGAGTTGGATCCAAGACCAGGGTGGTTGG GATGGCCTCCTCTCCTACTTTGGGACCCCCACGTGGCAGACAGTGACCATCTTCGTGGCTGGCGTGCTCACTGCCTCACTCACCATCTGGAAGAAAATGGGCTGA
- the BAX gene encoding apoptosis regulator BAX isoform X4: MDGSGEQPRGGGPTNSEHIMKTGALLLQGFIQDRAKQMGGETPELALERVPQDPSTKKLSECLKRIGDELDSNLELQRMIAAVDTDSPREVFFRVAAEMFSDGNFNWGRVVALFYFASKLVLKALCTKVPNLIKTIMDWTLDFLRERLLSWIQDQGGWVRPPTPLPCPQFPQDPWAFLSPPQWYLPNPISRPSNMVFNAWFLKLV; the protein is encoded by the exons ATGGACGGGTCCGGGGAGCAGCCCAGAGGCGGGG GGCCCACCAACTCTGAGCACATCATGAAGACGGGGGCCCTTTTGCTTCAGGG TTTCATCCAGGATCGAGCAAAGCAGATGGGAGGGGAGACGCCTGAGCTGGCCCTGGAGCGGGTGCCCCAGGATCCATCCACGAAGAAGCTGAGCGAGTGTCTCAAGCGCATCGGGGACGAATTGGACAGTAACTTAGAGCTGCAGAG GATGATTGCAGCTGTGGACACAGACTCTCCCCGTGAAGTCTTTTTCCGAGTGGCAGCAGAGATGTTTTCCGATGGCAACTTCAACTGGGGCCGGGTTGTTGCCCTTTTCTACTTTGCCAGCAAACTGGTGCTCAAG GCCCTGTGCACCAAGGTGCCCAACCTGATCAAGACCATCATGGACTGGACGCTGGACTTCCTTCGTGAGCGGCTGCTGAGTTGGATCCAAGACCAGGGTGGTTGGGTGAGGCCTCCAActcctctcccctgcccccagttcCCCCAGGACCCCTGGGCCTTCCTGAGCCCCCCACAGTGGTACCTCCCCAACCCCATTTCCAGACCATCAAACATGGTCTTTAATGCCTGGTTCCTTAAATTGGTCTGA
- the GYS1 gene encoding glycogen [starch] synthase, muscle isoform X1, which produces MPLSRSLSVSSLPGLEDWEDEFDLENTVLFEVAWEVANKVGGIYTVLQTKAKVTGDEWGDNYYLVGPYTEQGVRTQVELLEPPTLGLKRTLDSMNSKGCKVYFGRWLIEGGPLVVLLDVGASAWALERWKGELWDTCNIGVPWYDREANDAVLFGFLTTWFLGEFLAQSEEKPHVVAHFHEWLAGVGLCLCRARRLPVATIFTTHATLLGRYLCAGAVDFYNNLENFNVDKEAGERQIYHRYCMERAAAHCAHVFTTVSQITAIEAQHLLKRKPDIVTPNGLNVKKFSAMHEFQNLHAQSKARIQEFVRGHFYGHLDFNLDKTLYFFIAGRYEFSNKGADVFLEALARLNYLLRVNGSEQTVVAFFIMPARTNNFNVETLKGQAVRKQLWDTANTVKEKFGRKLYESLLVGSLPDMNKMLDKEDFTMMKRAIFATQRQSFPPVCTHNMLDDSSDPILTTIRRIGLFNSSADRVKVIFHPEFLSSTSPLLPVDYEEFVRGCHLGVFPSYYEPWGYTPAECTVMGIPSISTNLSGFGCFMEEHIADPSAYGIYILDRRFRSLDDSCSQLTSFLYSFCQQSRRQRIIQRNRTERLSDLLDWKYLGRYYMSARHMALAKAFPDHFTYEPHEADAAQGYRYPRPASVPPSPSLSRHSSPHQSEDEEEPRDSLPDEDGERYDEEEEAAKDRRNIRTPEWQRRSSSASSTGGSKRSSVDTAPSSTVSTPSEPLSPASSLGEERN; this is translated from the exons ATGCCGCTAAGCCGCAGTTTGTCCGTGTCCTCACTGCCAGGACTGGAGGATTGGGAGGATGAATTCGACCTGGAGAACACGGTGCTCTTCGAGGTGGCCTGGGAGGTGGCCAACAAGG TGGGTGGCATCTACACGGTGCTGCAGACGAAGGCCAAGGTGACAGGGGATGAGTGGGGTGACAACTACTACCTCGTGGGACCATACACGGAGCAGGGAGTGAGGACCCAGGTAGAACTGCTTGAGCCCCCCACCCTGGGCCTGAAGAGGACCCTGGACTCCATGAACAGCAAAGGCTGCAAG GTGTATTTTGGGCGCTGGCTGATCGAGGGAGGCCCCCTGGTGGTGCTCCTGGACGTGGGGGCCTCAGCCTGGGCCCTGGAGCGCTGGAAGGGGGAGCTCTGGGACACCTGCAACATCGGGGTGCCATGGTATGACCGTGAGGCCAATGATGCTGTCCTCTTTGGCTTCCTCACCACCTGGTTCCTGGGTGAG TTCCTGGCCCAGAGCGAGGAGAAGCCACATGTGGTTGCGCACTTTCACGAGTGGTTGGCGGGTGTAGGGCTTTGCCTGTGCCGAGCCCGGCGGCTGCCCGTGGCTACCATCTTCACCACCCATGCCACGCTGCTGGGACGTTACCTGTGTGCCGGTGCTGTGGACTTCTACAACAACCTGGAGAAT TTCAACGTGGACAAGGAAGCAGGTGAGAGGCAGATTTATCACCGCTACTGCATGGAGCGGGCAGCTGCCCACTGTGCTCACGTCTTCACTACTGTGTCCCAGATCACTGCCATCGAGGCACAGCACCTACTCAAGAGGAAACCAG ATATTGTGACCCCCAATGGACTGAATGTGAAGAAATTCTCTGCCATGCATGAGTTCCAGAACCTTCATGCCCAGAGCAAGGCTCGAATCCAGGAGTTTGTGCGGGGCCATTTTTATGG GCATCTGGACTTCAACTTGGACAAGACCTTGTACTTCTTTATTGCTGGCCGCTACGAATTCTCCAACAAGGGGGCTGACGTCTTCCTGGAGGCCTTGGCCAGGCTCAACTATCTGCTCAGA GTGAATGGCAGTGAACAGACAGTGGTCGCCTTCTTCATCATGCCGGCTCGGACCAATAATTTCAATGTGGAAACCCTCAAGGGCCAAGCCGTCCGCAAGCAGCTTTG GGACACAGCCAACACAGTGAAAGAGAAATTCGGGAGGAAGCTTTATGAGTCCTTGCTGGT GGGGAGTCTCCCAGATATGAACAAAATGCTGGACAAGGAGGACTTCACAATGATGAAGAGAGCCATCTTTGCCACGCAG CGGCAGTCCTTCCCCCCTGTGTGCACCCACAATATGCTGGATGACTCATCGGACCCTATCCTGACCACCATCCGCCGAATCGGCCTCTTCAATAGCAGTGCCGACAGGGTCAAG GTGATTTTCCACCCAGAGTTCCTTTCCTCCACGAGCCCCCTGCTTCCTGTGGACTATGAGGAGTTTGTCCGAGGCTGCCACCTTGGGGTTTTCCCCTCTTACTATGAGCCTTGGGGCTATACACCAG CTGAGTGTACCGTTATGGGCATCCCCAGTATCTCCACAAACCTCTCCGGCTTCGGCTGCTTCATGGAGGAGCACATCGCAGACCCATCAGCTTATG GCATCTATATTCTGGACCGGCGGTTCCGCAGCCTGGACGATTCGTGCTCGCAGCTCACCTCCTTCCTCTACAGCTTCTGCCAGCAGAGCCGGCGGCAGCGCATCATCCAGCGGAATCGCACAGAGCGCCTCTCCGACCTTCTGGATTGGAAATACCTAGGCCGG TACTATATGTCCGCGCGCCACATGGCCCTGGCCAAGGCCTTTCCGGATCACTTCACCTACGAGCCCCACGAGGCAGATGCG GCCCAGGGCTACCGCTACCCACGGCCGGCCTCAGTGCCGCCGTCTCCCTCGCTGTCACGACACTCGAGCCCACACCAGAGCGAAGATGAGGAGGAACCCCGCGACTCGCTGCCGGATGAGGACGGGGAGCGCTACGACGAGGAGGAGGAGGCTGCCAAAGACAGGCGCAACATCCGCACCCCTGAGTGGCAGCGGCGCTCCTCTTCCGCCTCTTCTACTGGAGGGAGCAAGCGCAGCTCAGTGGACACAGCGCCCTCCAGCACTGTCAGCACCCCCAGCGAGCCCCTCAGCCCCGCCAGCTCCCTGGGCGAGGAACGCAACTAG
- the GYS1 gene encoding glycogen [starch] synthase, muscle isoform X2, giving the protein MNSTWRTRCSSRWPGRWPTRVYFGRWLIEGGPLVVLLDVGASAWALERWKGELWDTCNIGVPWYDREANDAVLFGFLTTWFLGEFLAQSEEKPHVVAHFHEWLAGVGLCLCRARRLPVATIFTTHATLLGRYLCAGAVDFYNNLENFNVDKEAGERQIYHRYCMERAAAHCAHVFTTVSQITAIEAQHLLKRKPDIVTPNGLNVKKFSAMHEFQNLHAQSKARIQEFVRGHFYGHLDFNLDKTLYFFIAGRYEFSNKGADVFLEALARLNYLLRVNGSEQTVVAFFIMPARTNNFNVETLKGQAVRKQLWDTANTVKEKFGRKLYESLLVGSLPDMNKMLDKEDFTMMKRAIFATQRQSFPPVCTHNMLDDSSDPILTTIRRIGLFNSSADRVKVIFHPEFLSSTSPLLPVDYEEFVRGCHLGVFPSYYEPWGYTPAECTVMGIPSISTNLSGFGCFMEEHIADPSAYGIYILDRRFRSLDDSCSQLTSFLYSFCQQSRRQRIIQRNRTERLSDLLDWKYLGRYYMSARHMALAKAFPDHFTYEPHEADAAQGYRYPRPASVPPSPSLSRHSSPHQSEDEEEPRDSLPDEDGERYDEEEEAAKDRRNIRTPEWQRRSSSASSTGGSKRSSVDTAPSSTVSTPSEPLSPASSLGEERN; this is encoded by the exons ATGAATTCGACCTGGAGAACACGGTGCTCTTCGAGGTGGCCTGGGAGGTGGCCAACAAGG GTGTATTTTGGGCGCTGGCTGATCGAGGGAGGCCCCCTGGTGGTGCTCCTGGACGTGGGGGCCTCAGCCTGGGCCCTGGAGCGCTGGAAGGGGGAGCTCTGGGACACCTGCAACATCGGGGTGCCATGGTATGACCGTGAGGCCAATGATGCTGTCCTCTTTGGCTTCCTCACCACCTGGTTCCTGGGTGAG TTCCTGGCCCAGAGCGAGGAGAAGCCACATGTGGTTGCGCACTTTCACGAGTGGTTGGCGGGTGTAGGGCTTTGCCTGTGCCGAGCCCGGCGGCTGCCCGTGGCTACCATCTTCACCACCCATGCCACGCTGCTGGGACGTTACCTGTGTGCCGGTGCTGTGGACTTCTACAACAACCTGGAGAAT TTCAACGTGGACAAGGAAGCAGGTGAGAGGCAGATTTATCACCGCTACTGCATGGAGCGGGCAGCTGCCCACTGTGCTCACGTCTTCACTACTGTGTCCCAGATCACTGCCATCGAGGCACAGCACCTACTCAAGAGGAAACCAG ATATTGTGACCCCCAATGGACTGAATGTGAAGAAATTCTCTGCCATGCATGAGTTCCAGAACCTTCATGCCCAGAGCAAGGCTCGAATCCAGGAGTTTGTGCGGGGCCATTTTTATGG GCATCTGGACTTCAACTTGGACAAGACCTTGTACTTCTTTATTGCTGGCCGCTACGAATTCTCCAACAAGGGGGCTGACGTCTTCCTGGAGGCCTTGGCCAGGCTCAACTATCTGCTCAGA GTGAATGGCAGTGAACAGACAGTGGTCGCCTTCTTCATCATGCCGGCTCGGACCAATAATTTCAATGTGGAAACCCTCAAGGGCCAAGCCGTCCGCAAGCAGCTTTG GGACACAGCCAACACAGTGAAAGAGAAATTCGGGAGGAAGCTTTATGAGTCCTTGCTGGT GGGGAGTCTCCCAGATATGAACAAAATGCTGGACAAGGAGGACTTCACAATGATGAAGAGAGCCATCTTTGCCACGCAG CGGCAGTCCTTCCCCCCTGTGTGCACCCACAATATGCTGGATGACTCATCGGACCCTATCCTGACCACCATCCGCCGAATCGGCCTCTTCAATAGCAGTGCCGACAGGGTCAAG GTGATTTTCCACCCAGAGTTCCTTTCCTCCACGAGCCCCCTGCTTCCTGTGGACTATGAGGAGTTTGTCCGAGGCTGCCACCTTGGGGTTTTCCCCTCTTACTATGAGCCTTGGGGCTATACACCAG CTGAGTGTACCGTTATGGGCATCCCCAGTATCTCCACAAACCTCTCCGGCTTCGGCTGCTTCATGGAGGAGCACATCGCAGACCCATCAGCTTATG GCATCTATATTCTGGACCGGCGGTTCCGCAGCCTGGACGATTCGTGCTCGCAGCTCACCTCCTTCCTCTACAGCTTCTGCCAGCAGAGCCGGCGGCAGCGCATCATCCAGCGGAATCGCACAGAGCGCCTCTCCGACCTTCTGGATTGGAAATACCTAGGCCGG TACTATATGTCCGCGCGCCACATGGCCCTGGCCAAGGCCTTTCCGGATCACTTCACCTACGAGCCCCACGAGGCAGATGCG GCCCAGGGCTACCGCTACCCACGGCCGGCCTCAGTGCCGCCGTCTCCCTCGCTGTCACGACACTCGAGCCCACACCAGAGCGAAGATGAGGAGGAACCCCGCGACTCGCTGCCGGATGAGGACGGGGAGCGCTACGACGAGGAGGAGGAGGCTGCCAAAGACAGGCGCAACATCCGCACCCCTGAGTGGCAGCGGCGCTCCTCTTCCGCCTCTTCTACTGGAGGGAGCAAGCGCAGCTCAGTGGACACAGCGCCCTCCAGCACTGTCAGCACCCCCAGCGAGCCCCTCAGCCCCGCCAGCTCCCTGGGCGAGGAACGCAACTAG
- the BAX gene encoding apoptosis regulator BAX isoform X2: MGGETPELALERVPQDPSTKKLSECLKRIGDELDSNLELQRMIAAVDTDSPREVFFRVAAEMFSDGNFNWGRVVALFYFASKLVLKALCTKVPNLIKTIMDWTLDFLRERLLSWIQDQGGWVRPPTPLPCPQFPQDPWAFLSPPQWYLPNPISRPSNMVFNAWFLKLV; the protein is encoded by the exons ATGGGAGGGGAGACGCCTGAGCTGGCCCTGGAGCGGGTGCCCCAGGATCCATCCACGAAGAAGCTGAGCGAGTGTCTCAAGCGCATCGGGGACGAATTGGACAGTAACTTAGAGCTGCAGAG GATGATTGCAGCTGTGGACACAGACTCTCCCCGTGAAGTCTTTTTCCGAGTGGCAGCAGAGATGTTTTCCGATGGCAACTTCAACTGGGGCCGGGTTGTTGCCCTTTTCTACTTTGCCAGCAAACTGGTGCTCAAG GCCCTGTGCACCAAGGTGCCCAACCTGATCAAGACCATCATGGACTGGACGCTGGACTTCCTTCGTGAGCGGCTGCTGAGTTGGATCCAAGACCAGGGTGGTTGGGTGAGGCCTCCAActcctctcccctgcccccagttcCCCCAGGACCCCTGGGCCTTCCTGAGCCCCCCACAGTGGTACCTCCCCAACCCCATTTCCAGACCATCAAACATGGTCTTTAATGCCTGGTTCCTTAAATTGGTCTGA
- the FTL gene encoding ferritin light chain: protein MSSQISQNYSAEAEAGVNRLVNLHLRASYTYLSLGFYFDRDDVALEGVGHFFRELSKEKREGAETLLKLQNQRGGRALFQDVQKPSQDEWGNTLDAMEAALALEKTLNQAFLDLHVVASAQADPHLCDFLERHFLDEEVKLIKKIGDHLTNIRRLAGPQAGLGEYLFERLTLKHD, encoded by the exons ATGAGCTCTCAGATCAGTCAGAATTATTCCGCTGAAGCGGAGGCCGGCGTCAACCGCCTGGTCAACCTGCATCTGCGGGCTTCCTACACCTACCTCTCTCTG GGCTTCTACTTCGACCGCGACGATGTGGCCTTGGAAGGCGTGGGACACTTCTTCCGCGAGCTGTCGAAGGAGAAGCGCGAGGGTGCCGAGACTCTTTTGAAGCTGCAGAACCAGCGTGGCGGCCGCGCCCTCTTCCAGGATGTGCAG AAGCCGTCCCAAGATGAGTGGGGTAATACCCTGGACGCCATGGAAGCTGCCCTGGCCCTGGAGAAGACCCTGAACCAGGCCTTTCTGGATCTGCACGTGGTGGCTTCTGCCCAGGCAGACCCGCAT CTCTGTGACTTTCTGGAGAGACATTTCCTAGATGAGGAGGTGAAACTCATCAAGAAGATAGGCGACCACCTGACCAACATCCGCAGGCTGGCCGGGCCCCAGGCTGGGCTGGGCGAATATCTCTTTGAGAGGCTCACCCTCAAGCATGACTAG
- the GYS1 gene encoding glycogen [starch] synthase, muscle isoform X3, giving the protein MPLSRSLSVSSLPGLEDWEDEFDLENTVLFEVAWEVANKGVFWALADRGRPPGGAPGRGGLSLGPGALEGGALGHLQHRGAMFLAQSEEKPHVVAHFHEWLAGVGLCLCRARRLPVATIFTTHATLLGRYLCAGAVDFYNNLENFNVDKEAGERQIYHRYCMERAAAHCAHVFTTVSQITAIEAQHLLKRKPDIVTPNGLNVKKFSAMHEFQNLHAQSKARIQEFVRGHFYGHLDFNLDKTLYFFIAGRYEFSNKGADVFLEALARLNYLLRVNGSEQTVVAFFIMPARTNNFNVETLKGQAVRKQLWDTANTVKEKFGRKLYESLLVGSLPDMNKMLDKEDFTMMKRAIFATQRQSFPPVCTHNMLDDSSDPILTTIRRIGLFNSSADRVKVIFHPEFLSSTSPLLPVDYEEFVRGCHLGVFPSYYEPWGYTPAECTVMGIPSISTNLSGFGCFMEEHIADPSAYGIYILDRRFRSLDDSCSQLTSFLYSFCQQSRRQRIIQRNRTERLSDLLDWKYLGRYYMSARHMALAKAFPDHFTYEPHEADAAQGYRYPRPASVPPSPSLSRHSSPHQSEDEEEPRDSLPDEDGERYDEEEEAAKDRRNIRTPEWQRRSSSASSTGGSKRSSVDTAPSSTVSTPSEPLSPASSLGEERN; this is encoded by the exons ATGCCGCTAAGCCGCAGTTTGTCCGTGTCCTCACTGCCAGGACTGGAGGATTGGGAGGATGAATTCGACCTGGAGAACACGGTGCTCTTCGAGGTGGCCTGGGAGGTGGCCAACAAGG GTGTATTTTGGGCGCTGGCTGATCGAGGGAGGCCCCCTGGTGGTGCTCCTGGACGTGGGGGCCTCAGCCTGGGCCCTGGAGCGCTGGAAGGGGGAGCTCTGGGACACCTGCAACATCGGGGTGCCATG TTCCTGGCCCAGAGCGAGGAGAAGCCACATGTGGTTGCGCACTTTCACGAGTGGTTGGCGGGTGTAGGGCTTTGCCTGTGCCGAGCCCGGCGGCTGCCCGTGGCTACCATCTTCACCACCCATGCCACGCTGCTGGGACGTTACCTGTGTGCCGGTGCTGTGGACTTCTACAACAACCTGGAGAAT TTCAACGTGGACAAGGAAGCAGGTGAGAGGCAGATTTATCACCGCTACTGCATGGAGCGGGCAGCTGCCCACTGTGCTCACGTCTTCACTACTGTGTCCCAGATCACTGCCATCGAGGCACAGCACCTACTCAAGAGGAAACCAG ATATTGTGACCCCCAATGGACTGAATGTGAAGAAATTCTCTGCCATGCATGAGTTCCAGAACCTTCATGCCCAGAGCAAGGCTCGAATCCAGGAGTTTGTGCGGGGCCATTTTTATGG GCATCTGGACTTCAACTTGGACAAGACCTTGTACTTCTTTATTGCTGGCCGCTACGAATTCTCCAACAAGGGGGCTGACGTCTTCCTGGAGGCCTTGGCCAGGCTCAACTATCTGCTCAGA GTGAATGGCAGTGAACAGACAGTGGTCGCCTTCTTCATCATGCCGGCTCGGACCAATAATTTCAATGTGGAAACCCTCAAGGGCCAAGCCGTCCGCAAGCAGCTTTG GGACACAGCCAACACAGTGAAAGAGAAATTCGGGAGGAAGCTTTATGAGTCCTTGCTGGT GGGGAGTCTCCCAGATATGAACAAAATGCTGGACAAGGAGGACTTCACAATGATGAAGAGAGCCATCTTTGCCACGCAG CGGCAGTCCTTCCCCCCTGTGTGCACCCACAATATGCTGGATGACTCATCGGACCCTATCCTGACCACCATCCGCCGAATCGGCCTCTTCAATAGCAGTGCCGACAGGGTCAAG GTGATTTTCCACCCAGAGTTCCTTTCCTCCACGAGCCCCCTGCTTCCTGTGGACTATGAGGAGTTTGTCCGAGGCTGCCACCTTGGGGTTTTCCCCTCTTACTATGAGCCTTGGGGCTATACACCAG CTGAGTGTACCGTTATGGGCATCCCCAGTATCTCCACAAACCTCTCCGGCTTCGGCTGCTTCATGGAGGAGCACATCGCAGACCCATCAGCTTATG GCATCTATATTCTGGACCGGCGGTTCCGCAGCCTGGACGATTCGTGCTCGCAGCTCACCTCCTTCCTCTACAGCTTCTGCCAGCAGAGCCGGCGGCAGCGCATCATCCAGCGGAATCGCACAGAGCGCCTCTCCGACCTTCTGGATTGGAAATACCTAGGCCGG TACTATATGTCCGCGCGCCACATGGCCCTGGCCAAGGCCTTTCCGGATCACTTCACCTACGAGCCCCACGAGGCAGATGCG GCCCAGGGCTACCGCTACCCACGGCCGGCCTCAGTGCCGCCGTCTCCCTCGCTGTCACGACACTCGAGCCCACACCAGAGCGAAGATGAGGAGGAACCCCGCGACTCGCTGCCGGATGAGGACGGGGAGCGCTACGACGAGGAGGAGGAGGCTGCCAAAGACAGGCGCAACATCCGCACCCCTGAGTGGCAGCGGCGCTCCTCTTCCGCCTCTTCTACTGGAGGGAGCAAGCGCAGCTCAGTGGACACAGCGCCCTCCAGCACTGTCAGCACCCCCAGCGAGCCCCTCAGCCCCGCCAGCTCCCTGGGCGAGGAACGCAACTAG